The following nucleotide sequence is from Pagrus major chromosome 13, Pma_NU_1.0.
tccacaaaacatttctggcgcctcacagcaaaacagcgctgcagcattctcctaaacaactgaagtagatgggacgTAGTTGTACGTCACACCGGACTAACACAACTTCACTTCTTGCTGTGCAGGTGGGAGTCCTTGCTCCTCATGACCATGTATGGAGTCTACATTATAATCATGAAGTAAGTTGATTAAAAGACAACATCAAGACGTCATCATGCCTCCACACGACGTACAAACcctgtttattgtttatatgGATGTAAGCAAACAGTATCTTACCGGTTGCAGGTTCAACAGCCAGCTTCTGGCGTTTGCGACGCGTCAGCTCAGGAGCGGCAGGCCGTGCTGCCCCGCATCAGAGGATCACGGAGACGACAAGATGGGAGAGGATGCCTCTGCTTGCAACACCTCCATGGTGCTTCTCAACAAAGGTGTGAGGATGACCTTGtcgtctttgtgtgtttgttcgcTGCTCTCGAAAATCAAATACAAGAATCTTTTCACAGGTCAAGCCCACGGTCAGGAGCCTGCTCCAGTCGTCATGGTGGACGAGCTTCTCATCCTCAACCCCCACAAACTGTCCTTCTCTGACGCCGGCCTGCGCATCATGATCACTCCGCACTTCTCCCCCCGCACCAGGCTCTCCATGGCAGGACGCGTGCTAATCAGTGAGGTATTTACGCACACGTCGCACATTTTAACACACATCTCTGAGCTTTACAACAAAAACCGACAGGAGTTTTCCTCTTGCAGAGACAGAGGCTGATCCAGAGCTCAAAGAACCAGAGGGACGGTGAGGCCGGCCCCGGGTCACGAGGGGGGTCGACCACCAACAGCCTAAAGAGGACGGGCTCCTGCAGTCTGGAGAACGGAGGCAGGGGAGCCGGGGTGGGAGACGCAGAGCCGGGAGACAAGCCGGGGGCGGGGGGCAGCcagccagaggaggaggaggatgatgaagatgggATTTTCAGTCCTGTGCGCATACCAGGTGAGGAAGATTGAGCACTGTTAAGAAAAATGTAACGTTTAGTTAGTGCTTTAACATCTCTGGTTGACAAGtccttaaaatatttaattatttaaatactACCATGCGCCCTCCTGATCGACTTCCTGCTCTCCACAGGCAGCTGCTCTGCGCGTGTGAAGTGGGTCATCACGTGGCCTCTGGGCCTCCTGCTCTACTGCACTGTGCCTAACTGTATTCTGCCACGCTGGCACCGCTGGTTCATGGTCACCTTTGTGGCCTCCACCCTGTGGATTGCTGTCTTCTCCTACCTCATGGTGTGGATGGTAAgaaggaagacagacagagagagagatccgGTTCTGAAGCGATAAAAATGAGGATATTGCTGTCTTTTAAAATACAGAACAAGCCATACATCCATCATCCATTGTTCCATTGTTTCAGGTCACCATCATCAGCTACACACTAGACATCCCAGACTACATCATGGGGATAACCTTCCTGGCAGCAGGGACCAGCGTGCCAGACTGCATGGCAAGTCTGATTGTAGCTCGAcaaggtaaaaaaagaaaaagtattttttctgttcccactttgttttgcttcagtTTTGCATATCTCCGTCACCCTTCCCATCACTTTTCAGGCATGGGGGACATGGCAGTGTCTAACTCCATAGGAAGCAATATATTTGACATCCTGCTGGGTTTGGGTTTCCCCTGGGCTTTGCGTACCCTTGTGGTGGACAACGGATCAACAGTATGCATACACTTT
It contains:
- the LOC141007653 gene encoding sodium/potassium/calcium exchanger 3, with translation MRAAARHRRPFQRFCCCGVGLVAVIWLAQVIQAPETESSGLQPGVNDGTLRWTRRLMQEKSDNQSLDQPRAAIHEFPEDIFTKEQRKKGAVVLHALCAIYMFYALAIVCDDYFVPSLEKISENLQLSEDVAGATFMAAGSSAPELFTSLIGVFITKGDVGVGTIVGSAVFNILVIIGLSGIFAGQTVVLTWWSLFRDSSYYILAVLTLIMVIYDATVVWWESLLLMTMYGVYIIIMKFNSQLLAFATRQLRSGRPCCPASEDHGDDKMGEDASACNTSMVLLNKGQAHGQEPAPVVMVDELLILNPHKLSFSDAGLRIMITPHFSPRTRLSMAGRVLISERQRLIQSSKNQRDGEAGPGSRGGSTTNSLKRTGSCSLENGGRGAGVGDAEPGDKPGAGGSQPEEEEDDEDGIFSPVRIPGSCSARVKWVITWPLGLLLYCTVPNCILPRWHRWFMVTFVASTLWIAVFSYLMVWMVTIISYTLDIPDYIMGITFLAAGTSVPDCMASLIVARQGMGDMAVSNSIGSNIFDILLGLGFPWALRTLVVDNGSTVSINNKGLVYSVVLLLASVFLTVTSVHLNHWKLDRRLGLGLLFLYAIFLLCSILFGQM